Below is a genomic region from Isosphaeraceae bacterium EP7.
CGCCAGGCAGATCGGCCAGGAGACGCAGCTCCCCTCGCTCGAGCTGTCGATGGACCTGATGTCGACGGTCGGCCAGTGCGATAACGGCTACGCCTGTGTTTATCAGAATAATCTCTCGTGGTCCTCGCCGACCTCGCCGCTGCCGTCCGAGGCGCACCCGAGGGTCGTCTTCGAACGCCTTTTCGGCGAGGGCGGGACTGCCGCGGATCGTCGAGCCTCGCTGAAGAAGAGGGCGAGCCTGCTCGATTCGGTGGTCGATGAGATCGGCCGGCTGCAGAGTCAGCTAGGCCCGGCGGATCGGGCCAGGGTCGGCCAGTATCTGGAGTCCGTGCGCGAGGTCGAACGCCGGATTCAAAAGTCTGAGGCCGACGTGAAGGACGGCGCCCTGCCCGATCTCGACCGCCCCGAAGGCGTGCCCAGCTCCTATGCCGACCACGCCCGGTTGATGTTCGACCTCCAGGTCCTCGCCTTACAGGGCGACGTCACCCGCGTCATCACATTCCAGCTCGCACGCGAGACGAGCAACCGGAGCTACCCGGAGATCGGCGTGCCCGACCCGCACCACCCGCTGACCCATCACGGCAACGACCCCGAGAAGGTCGCCAAGATGGCCAAGATCAATCAATACCACGTCTCCCTCTTCGCCGAGTTTCTTGCGAAGCTGGAGGCCACGCCCGAGGGTGACGGCTCGCTCCTGGACCATTCGCTGTACCTCTATGGCAGCGGCATGGGTAATCCCAATGTCCACGATCATATGAACCTGCCAATCCTCATCGCCGGGGGAGCGGCTGGCAAGATGAGGGGGGGGCGGCACATTCGATTCACCAACCCGACGCCTCTGGCCAACCTCCACCTGACCCTGCTCGACAAGGTCGGCGTCCGCCTCGACTCCTTCGCCGACAGCCGTGGCAAGGTCGATGATCTCTTCGAGCCGCTCTCGCTCTGACCACCTCTGAGCTGGGCAGTAGACCCGGAGTTGACCTCGA
It encodes:
- a CDS encoding DUF1552 domain-containing protein; amino-acid sequence: MIVTKKALPRRTFLRGLGTTLALPLLDAMVPSMTALAATSAAPARLRRLGYVYMPMGCDTARWTPPGSDTLDELSPILSSLGTLKRHVTVVSNLELRNAYPGTHATSNAAFLSAARAKLTESADYYLGTTADQIAARQIGQETQLPSLELSMDLMSTVGQCDNGYACVYQNNLSWSSPTSPLPSEAHPRVVFERLFGEGGTAADRRASLKKRASLLDSVVDEIGRLQSQLGPADRARVGQYLESVREVERRIQKSEADVKDGALPDLDRPEGVPSSYADHARLMFDLQVLALQGDVTRVITFQLARETSNRSYPEIGVPDPHHPLTHHGNDPEKVAKMAKINQYHVSLFAEFLAKLEATPEGDGSLLDHSLYLYGSGMGNPNVHDHMNLPILIAGGAAGKMRGGRHIRFTNPTPLANLHLTLLDKVGVRLDSFADSRGKVDDLFEPLSL